TATAAGTTTCTGTTTACTCTCTGCCACTAAATACTTTAAATCACTTTTATGACactttgatattattatattctGCACGTTACCTTTTCCCCCCCTTTGTTGTTCGGATAGGATTGCCACGTTCGTATGACACAcccttcctctctctctctcttcctaTATATCAAACCATCTTCCACTCTTTCTTCCACATCTCATTCTTCATCTCATTCTATCACCCATTCCGTTCGTACCTTTTTCTCCATTCTCCGCACTTTCCTTTATATAATTGTCATTTCTTCAGGAAAAGAAACAAAGAGTTGTGTCATTGGAAGTTAATTCACAGCGAGAGAGAGATAAAAATGTTGGGAATTTTCAAGGAGAAGTTGTTTAATGCACCCAAGGAGCTGAAGAGTCCAGCTTCTTTGAGTTCATGCACCGAGCCTAAGCCAAGCAATGAAATCGTGAATGATTTCATGTCCTCCAATTCCTCCAATGCTTTCTCGATGTGCTTCGGAAATGATGCATTGCTAGCCTATTCCCCTTCAAAAAACCCCTCCACTCATCAAAGGTTGTTCAGTGGTTTGGATGACATATACTGCGTTTTCATGGGTGGCTTGCACAACCTTAGTAGGATGAACAAGCAGTATGGGCTATCAAAGGGAACAAACGAGGCCATGTTTATCACCGAAGCATATCGAACTCTTCGAGACAGGGGTCCATACCCTGCCGATCAAGTTCTCATTCAACTCGAAGGCAGTTTTGGATTCGTGATCTATGACAACAAACATGGAACTGTTTTTGTTGCATCTGTAAGTCTCTTTCCTTAATCTCTTCATACTGGAACATGTAATGTATGATTTCAGAACAATGTATAGTTACCCACATCTTGTATGTGTTTGATCAGGGTTCCGATGGCCAGATCGGGCTCTACTGGGGTGTTGCAGCCGATGGTTCGGTAGTGATTTCTGAAAATCTGGACCTTATAAAAGCAAGTTGTGCTAAATCATTCGCACCATTTCCAACTGGTATGTAAATGTGATTGCTCTTAATCTGGTTTTGTAATTTAGCATTTGGAAAAGGCGTGACTTTGGTTGGAATTGCAGGGTGTATGTTTCACAGTGAACATGGTCTGATGAACTTTGAACATCCAACGAGGAAGATGAAAGCAATGCCCATAATTGATAGCGAGGGGGTTATGTGTGGAGCAAACTTCAATGTTGACTCTCAATCAAAGATCCAAATGATGCCGCGTGTTGGAAGTGAAGCTAACTGGGCTGCTTGGAACTAACAAACCAGGCTGCAATGTTGAACATGACTATGGTATGAGATTTTAGTTTTTCGGTTTGAATTAGGCGTGTATTTGCTTTCGTTGTTAATGTTTCTTCACAAAATGAAGTGGAGCTTTAGAAACATAGTTTCTGTATAGGTGTAATATTTGCTCCCATGAATGTTCACATTCTGATTATGTTGTCCGTCAACGTAAACTGCGGCAAATAGATTATGAACTATAATACTTTGCTGAATATTTTGCATACAAATAGCACATAAATGTGTGTAAAGAAATTTCCGCTGGTTGCTTTTGTTCGACTTGGAAACGAGTGGTATAAAACACAGAAAACGTCTGGTTTTAATGTTTTATCTGTCTTTCAACACAAACACGAACTACAAGTACCATATGATACGGCTGTGGTGAAAAGATATAGATGTGTGGTGAAATTCTGATATATATTTTTGCTATTCATCGGCATCGTGGGATTTGATggaatatgttttcttttaacaGTCATACATAAGAATACAGATTACAAAAAGCACCAGCTTCATCAAATTCTTTCAACGTTTCGTTTGTTCCTTAGTAATAGAAGTGATATGATTCCAAGAAGGCAGgctaaaaatctaatccattcaCATGTATATGTTGCCCACACTCATTTTTTTGGGTGACACAAAGGGAC
This portion of the Vigna unguiculata cultivar IT97K-499-35 chromosome 6, ASM411807v1, whole genome shotgun sequence genome encodes:
- the LOC114188115 gene encoding stem-specific protein TSJT1-like → MLGIFKEKLFNAPKELKSPASLSSCTEPKPSNEIVNDFMSSNSSNAFSMCFGNDALLAYSPSKNPSTHQRLFSGLDDIYCVFMGGLHNLSRMNKQYGLSKGTNEAMFITEAYRTLRDRGPYPADQVLIQLEGSFGFVIYDNKHGTVFVASGSDGQIGLYWGVAADGSVVISENLDLIKASCAKSFAPFPTGCMFHSEHGLMNFEHPTRKMKAMPIIDSEGVMCGANFNVDSQSKIQMMPRVGSEANWAAWN